Proteins found in one Salinimonas lutimaris genomic segment:
- a CDS encoding polysaccharide deacetylase family protein, producing MLEDFLRLLIKHNCTFISVDELLDPQTRLNPAKNYICFTVDDGYEDQTDALLPVLLKYEAHPTLFVITDLIEGQLPWDARIATAVQSSQCKQLDVAALGMPGERVLSLKDKRQFRRQLSLHAKRLEKSARSKFVADIEAALCPAQQMDVSRYTPANWARLAELESQGLVIGSHTCAHNPLSTLTTSDIHLELNNSMALLNQHLSAPSKVFCYPVGMQEDYDERAMAVVREHGFIGALTSEPGYYVASKARSNAFAVPRLSLPATLNKATRYASWLEKLRATN from the coding sequence ATGTTGGAAGATTTTCTGCGCCTGCTGATAAAGCACAACTGTACATTCATCAGTGTGGACGAATTGCTCGATCCGCAAACCCGCCTTAATCCTGCTAAAAACTATATTTGCTTTACTGTTGATGATGGCTATGAAGACCAGACCGATGCGCTGTTGCCGGTTCTGTTGAAATACGAAGCCCACCCTACTCTGTTTGTGATTACAGACCTCATTGAGGGTCAGTTGCCCTGGGATGCCCGTATTGCAACCGCCGTGCAGTCAAGCCAGTGTAAACAACTGGATGTGGCCGCGTTAGGTATGCCCGGTGAGCGTGTACTGTCGCTAAAAGATAAGCGGCAGTTTCGTCGGCAGTTGTCATTGCATGCCAAGCGGCTGGAAAAGTCGGCCCGCAGCAAGTTTGTAGCTGATATTGAAGCAGCATTATGCCCGGCTCAGCAGATGGATGTAAGTCGCTACACGCCGGCAAACTGGGCCCGGCTGGCAGAACTGGAATCTCAGGGCTTGGTAATTGGCTCACATACTTGTGCGCACAATCCGCTGTCTACATTAACAACATCAGATATTCACCTGGAACTGAACAACAGCATGGCGTTGTTAAACCAGCACCTGAGTGCTCCATCAAAAGTGTTTTGTTATCCGGTAGGTATGCAGGAAGATTATGATGAGCGGGCTATGGCGGTAGTCCGTGAGCATGGATTTATTGGTGCACTGACCTCTGAACCAGGCTATTACGTGGCCAGTAAGGCCAGAAGCAACGCGTTTGCTGTTCCCAGGCTAAGTTTACCGGCAACGCTGAATAAAGCCACCCGGTATGCATCCTGGCTGGAAAAACTAAGAGCGACAAATTAA
- a CDS encoding XrtA system polysaccharide deacetylase has translation MSNVNAMTVDVEEYFQVEAFAKDIPISEWTGYESRLGLQMDKLLQTFADNNVKATFFTLGWIAQNHPDILKRIIAEGHEIASHGFMHQHLSKQNADVFFEDITKAKALIEDITGVEVKGYRAPCFSISADNDWAHDLIAKAGYQYSSSSYPINHDLYGVPNAPKDAYRLSNGLLEIPVTTAKFGNKIYPAGGGGYFRLLPFWLFNYLFNKGQTDRIANFYTHPWEFDPEQPKIESNFKSRFRHHVNQKTALQKLTKLCAKYEWTSMDKAYLSKEHPVLGDWQQVANGQFLTTAV, from the coding sequence ATGTCGAACGTTAATGCGATGACAGTCGATGTGGAAGAGTATTTCCAGGTCGAGGCTTTCGCCAAAGATATTCCAATCAGCGAATGGACTGGTTACGAATCGCGGCTTGGACTGCAAATGGACAAGTTACTGCAAACTTTTGCAGACAATAACGTCAAGGCAACCTTTTTTACGCTGGGCTGGATTGCGCAAAATCACCCGGACATTCTAAAGCGAATCATTGCCGAAGGTCACGAGATTGCCAGTCACGGCTTTATGCATCAGCATTTGTCTAAGCAAAACGCAGATGTATTTTTTGAAGATATCACCAAAGCCAAAGCGTTGATTGAAGATATCACTGGTGTAGAAGTAAAAGGCTATCGCGCTCCCTGTTTTTCGATCAGTGCTGATAACGACTGGGCTCACGACTTAATTGCCAAAGCGGGTTATCAGTACAGTTCAAGTAGTTACCCGATTAACCATGATCTTTATGGTGTGCCTAACGCGCCCAAAGATGCTTATCGTTTATCTAATGGCCTGCTGGAGATACCTGTCACAACGGCTAAGTTCGGCAATAAAATTTATCCGGCCGGCGGCGGTGGCTATTTCCGTTTGCTACCTTTCTGGCTATTTAACTATCTGTTCAATAAAGGTCAGACCGATCGTATTGCAAACTTTTACACCCATCCGTGGGAGTTTGACCCTGAGCAGCCAAAAATAGAAAGTAATTTCAAATCCCGGTTCCGTCACCACGTGAACCAGAAAACAGCGCTGCAGAAGCTAACCAAACTGTGTGCAAAGTACGAATGGACCAGTATGGACAAAGCATACCTGAGCAAAGAGCACCCTGTACTGGGCGACTGGCAACAAGTCGCCAACGGCCAGTTTCTGACCACCGCAGTGTAA
- a CDS encoding GIY-YIG nuclease family protein, whose amino-acid sequence MKQPAVYILSNARNTVLYVGVTSDISMRIETHQNAKMTGFAKRYNLYKLVYFEYIDSMEQAIVREKRLKKWPRKWKEELIDNVNPGRNDISHLIDPVY is encoded by the coding sequence GTGAAACAGCCAGCTGTCTACATCTTATCCAATGCCCGCAATACTGTGTTGTATGTTGGCGTCACAAGCGATATCAGTATGCGGATAGAAACCCATCAAAATGCAAAAATGACTGGTTTTGCGAAGCGGTACAACCTTTATAAACTGGTGTACTTTGAATACATAGATAGCATGGAACAGGCTATTGTAAGGGAAAAACGCCTCAAAAAATGGCCGAGAAAATGGAAAGAGGAGCTAATTGATAATGTTAACCCCGGCAGAAACGATATTAGCCACCTGATCGATCCAGTCTATTGA
- a CDS encoding GNAT family N-acetyltransferase — translation MLIKVEQGLPALNSLRGAWLTLQKETKASPFISYDWCAYQASLNSQPPVMVSAWMADKCVGILPLVVKPLSKRFSLPVLSHLCQRFTDYQMLLCDSAYPVADILGAMHGYIQRSQYQAYPLLLQYPDMALRDALLNLSGSAACQSWQQTFFRLQGAPVKAKVAREARRRKRKLEQTGSIEIHTQYGFDEALINWVLDQSAARHGANSLTDAQHREATLSLLAGFKDQLHLACIKKDGAFLAAHLGFVHDDYLYYYVPVTSDDERNLSPGIILLHEIISDMPNLALEAIDFLRGEESYKADWGNVFKDTSGVFIHGQYGMNIKKRLLSKMWLSRNS, via the coding sequence ATGCTAATTAAAGTTGAACAGGGTCTGCCTGCCCTGAACAGCCTGCGTGGTGCATGGCTGACATTACAAAAAGAAACAAAGGCCTCTCCTTTTATCAGTTATGACTGGTGTGCTTATCAGGCGTCACTGAATAGCCAGCCGCCGGTTATGGTAAGCGCCTGGATGGCGGATAAGTGCGTGGGCATATTGCCGTTGGTAGTAAAGCCATTGTCGAAGCGCTTTTCGTTGCCTGTGCTGAGTCATTTATGCCAGCGGTTTACTGACTATCAGATGTTGTTATGTGATTCAGCCTATCCGGTGGCCGACATTCTGGGCGCGATGCACGGTTATATTCAGCGTAGTCAGTATCAGGCGTATCCGTTGCTACTTCAGTACCCGGATATGGCGTTACGCGATGCGCTGCTGAATTTATCCGGCAGTGCAGCCTGCCAGAGCTGGCAGCAAACCTTCTTCCGCCTCCAGGGGGCGCCGGTAAAAGCCAAAGTGGCCCGGGAAGCCCGCCGCCGTAAACGTAAGCTGGAACAGACTGGCTCCATTGAGATACATACGCAATATGGTTTTGATGAAGCCTTGATAAACTGGGTACTGGATCAGAGCGCCGCCCGCCATGGAGCCAACAGCCTGACAGATGCCCAGCACCGCGAGGCAACCCTGTCACTGCTGGCCGGGTTTAAAGACCAGTTGCACCTTGCCTGTATTAAAAAAGACGGGGCGTTTCTGGCTGCACACTTAGGGTTTGTTCACGACGACTATCTGTATTATTACGTGCCGGTCACCAGCGACGATGAAAGAAACCTGTCTCCGGGCATTATTCTGTTACACGAAATTATTTCTGACATGCCTAATCTGGCATTAGAAGCCATCGACTTCTTACGCGGCGAAGAAAGCTATAAAGCCGACTGGGGCAATGTGTTTAAAGACACATCCGGTGTATTTATTCATGGTCAATATGGAATGAATATCAAGAAACGGCTGTTGAGCAAGATGTGGTTGTCGCGTAACAGCTAA
- a CDS encoding FemAB family XrtA/PEP-CTERM system-associated protein codes for MDIEAVKSELKSLKAEKGQIARQFKQVESGSAEHATLIEQMQQVSSRVKDLETEQKRLLKAQNEDEEAASPVRVLPGQFAAPEEAFQGDFSVSRIAADAIPDAWWHFVAEHKQASVYHSRAVWDFLRAQPHASAELLLAKNDKDQIVGGLPLIFMVTPLMGTFAVSLPFFNYGGPLTRFTNVFDALLEVCDTESKKEDIKYIEVRTLAKGKFEASTKKVSMLRAMPDTYEQFDREIGTKIRAQVKKGDTYQPRLRIGGIELLDDYYDVFAQNMRDLGTPVDSKAFFEALLKAMPEQCHIAVAYINDKPVATGFLLEHGKMMEIPWASTLREANSMNMNMWLYDRILKFSIDRKMHWFDFGRSTQDAGTYRFKKQWGAEPQQYYWYNFSKEAGGDSLNPDNPKFKMAIAVWQRLPVWLTKIIGPYVARQLP; via the coding sequence ATGGATATCGAAGCAGTAAAAAGTGAGCTTAAATCGCTGAAAGCGGAAAAAGGCCAGATCGCCCGTCAGTTTAAACAGGTTGAGTCCGGGTCGGCCGAGCATGCTACGTTAATAGAGCAAATGCAGCAGGTGAGTAGCCGGGTGAAAGACCTGGAAACCGAGCAAAAACGCCTGTTAAAAGCCCAGAACGAAGACGAAGAAGCCGCTAGCCCGGTGAGGGTTCTACCCGGCCAGTTCGCAGCACCTGAAGAAGCATTTCAGGGCGACTTTTCGGTTAGCCGGATAGCCGCCGATGCGATTCCGGATGCCTGGTGGCACTTTGTGGCTGAGCATAAACAGGCCAGTGTGTATCACAGCCGCGCAGTGTGGGACTTTTTGCGCGCCCAGCCGCACGCCAGTGCTGAGCTGCTTTTGGCAAAAAATGATAAGGACCAGATTGTTGGCGGCTTGCCGCTGATATTTATGGTCACCCCGCTGATGGGCACCTTTGCGGTTTCTTTACCGTTTTTCAATTATGGCGGCCCGTTAACCCGGTTTACCAACGTGTTTGATGCACTACTTGAGGTATGTGATACCGAAAGCAAAAAAGAGGACATCAAATATATTGAGGTACGTACGCTGGCCAAAGGCAAATTTGAGGCATCGACCAAAAAGGTGTCGATGCTACGGGCCATGCCAGATACCTACGAACAGTTTGATAGAGAAATTGGCACTAAGATTCGGGCCCAGGTAAAAAAAGGCGATACCTATCAGCCTCGCCTGCGTATTGGCGGCATTGAATTATTAGACGACTATTATGATGTGTTTGCCCAGAATATGCGTGATCTGGGCACCCCGGTAGACAGCAAGGCGTTTTTTGAAGCTTTGTTAAAAGCGATGCCTGAGCAGTGTCACATTGCAGTGGCCTACATCAACGATAAACCGGTGGCGACAGGATTTTTGTTAGAGCACGGCAAGATGATGGAAATTCCCTGGGCTTCCACCTTGCGTGAAGCCAATAGCATGAACATGAATATGTGGTTGTACGACCGCATACTCAAATTTTCTATTGACCGTAAAATGCATTGGTTTGACTTTGGCCGTTCTACGCAGGACGCCGGTACTTACCGGTTCAAAAAGCAGTGGGGGGCTGAGCCGCAGCAGTATTACTGGTACAACTTCAGCAAAGAAGCGGGCGGTGACTCACTTAACCCTGATAATCCTAAATTTAAAATGGCCATTGCTGTGTGGCAGCGTTTGCCGGTATGGCTGACTAAAATTATCGGCCCGTATGTGGCCCGGCAGCTGCCCTGA
- a CDS encoding DegT/DnrJ/EryC1/StrS family aminotransferase has translation MAAVCTMIWSQLPPVGTPFPPLSSDYSLSPLQFVGFDYIAVNSGTAALGQILSWVGEQLPVDTHFKVVVPGYGCPDLVAACHFANATPVLIDLEQDRYQFNLAQLREIADDIQAVICPALFGLSMDLAAIREITGEQVRLIEDNAQWFPEVRCDRNIATVYNYTLPHNTHQADFFITSLGRGKPVNMLGGGLLAWNQARIDGFLTNLPHQEDNARITAIKGRLFNTICHPVAYGALTRMPGINLGATEYHALERVELMAPGKQQGIASAVLAYLRQNNKAQTSLQEAVPVLWGKQAQDKRLLRLPLIAQTPASRENLLRTLNEAGLGASPMYGKALKDIDGVTGKCETPFAMPVSQNLADCLLTLPVHKGVKPRHVRRMIHILDTHRQWLGERPQAETSQL, from the coding sequence ATGGCAGCCGTCTGCACGATGATCTGGAGCCAGTTACCTCCGGTGGGAACGCCGTTCCCGCCTTTATCCAGCGATTATTCGCTCAGCCCGCTTCAATTTGTGGGCTTTGACTATATTGCCGTGAACAGTGGTACCGCTGCCCTTGGCCAGATTCTTAGCTGGGTGGGCGAGCAACTTCCTGTTGATACGCACTTTAAGGTTGTGGTACCCGGTTATGGCTGCCCTGACCTGGTGGCCGCCTGCCATTTTGCTAATGCCACACCAGTATTAATCGATCTTGAACAAGACCGTTATCAGTTTAACCTGGCGCAGTTACGTGAAATCGCCGATGATATTCAGGCTGTTATCTGCCCGGCGCTGTTTGGCCTGAGCATGGATCTGGCGGCTATTCGTGAGATAACCGGTGAGCAGGTGCGCCTGATTGAAGATAACGCACAGTGGTTTCCTGAGGTGCGGTGCGATCGCAATATTGCCACGGTTTACAATTATACCTTGCCGCACAACACTCATCAGGCTGACTTTTTCATTACCTCTCTGGGGCGCGGAAAACCGGTGAATATGCTCGGTGGTGGTTTACTTGCCTGGAACCAGGCCCGGATTGACGGATTTTTGACCAACCTACCGCACCAGGAAGACAACGCCAGGATAACAGCGATCAAAGGCCGGCTGTTTAATACAATTTGTCATCCGGTAGCGTATGGCGCGCTCACCCGGATGCCCGGTATTAATCTGGGTGCCACAGAGTACCATGCACTGGAGCGGGTTGAGCTGATGGCGCCAGGTAAACAACAGGGAATTGCCTCGGCAGTACTGGCCTATTTGCGCCAGAACAACAAGGCCCAGACCAGCCTGCAGGAAGCGGTGCCGGTATTATGGGGTAAGCAGGCTCAGGATAAACGTTTACTGCGCCTGCCACTGATTGCACAAACACCGGCCAGCCGTGAAAACCTGTTACGAACGCTCAACGAAGCGGGCCTTGGCGCATCGCCCATGTACGGCAAAGCCTTAAAAGACATTGATGGGGTGACCGGCAAATGTGAAACGCCGTTTGCCATGCCGGTTAGCCAGAATCTGGCCGACTGCCTGTTAACCCTGCCTGTACATAAAGGTGTAAAGCCCCGGCATGTGCGCCGTATGATTCACATTCTGGATACCCACCGCCAGTGGCTTGGGGAACGTCCCCAGGCTGAGACTTCCCAACTATAG
- a CDS encoding glycosyltransferase family 2 protein, with protein sequence MTLIVTAYNEEKRIKEKIENSLELEYPDDKLSLVVASDSSTDETDAIVQSYAEQNVRLVRAEERLGKENAQLTAIKTVDAGIIVFSDVATRIEPDGIVKLVRYFDDPDVGAISSEDRFVSKEGSVAGEGAYVKYEMWLRKQESRLAGLVGLSGSFFAARVEVCEQWDIHSPSDFNTALNCARAGYKAVTAPDVLGFYTDLADPSKEYARKIRTVIRGMTALERHPEVLNPGKFGLFAYQVFAHKLLRWTVPWTLAALFVITPFCMGEGDGFYTFAYVAQLAFYGIALAAHWSESLRNKSWAKIIYFFTQVNIALLDAGIQFLSGKRMTVWQPSAR encoded by the coding sequence GTGACTTTGATAGTTACCGCTTACAACGAAGAAAAGCGAATCAAAGAAAAAATTGAAAACTCACTGGAGCTTGAATACCCGGATGACAAGCTGAGTTTGGTGGTTGCTTCTGACAGCTCTACTGACGAAACCGATGCCATTGTGCAGTCTTATGCCGAGCAAAATGTACGCCTGGTTCGTGCAGAAGAGCGCCTGGGTAAGGAGAACGCGCAGCTGACCGCGATTAAAACCGTGGACGCAGGCATTATTGTGTTTTCTGATGTGGCAACCCGTATCGAGCCGGATGGTATTGTAAAACTGGTGCGTTATTTTGATGATCCGGATGTGGGAGCGATTTCCAGCGAAGACCGCTTTGTAAGCAAAGAAGGCAGCGTGGCCGGTGAAGGTGCGTACGTAAAATACGAAATGTGGCTGCGTAAACAGGAATCCCGTCTGGCCGGTCTGGTTGGGTTAAGCGGCTCCTTTTTTGCCGCCCGGGTTGAAGTATGTGAGCAGTGGGATATTCACTCGCCCAGCGACTTTAACACCGCGCTGAACTGTGCCCGGGCCGGGTATAAAGCGGTTACAGCACCGGATGTATTGGGCTTTTACACCGACCTGGCCGACCCGAGCAAAGAGTATGCGCGTAAAATCCGCACTGTGATCCGTGGAATGACCGCGCTTGAACGCCACCCTGAAGTGCTTAATCCGGGTAAATTCGGCCTGTTTGCCTATCAGGTGTTTGCCCACAAGCTGCTGCGCTGGACTGTGCCCTGGACGCTGGCCGCCCTGTTTGTCATCACTCCGTTTTGCATGGGTGAAGGCGACGGATTTTATACCTTTGCTTATGTTGCCCAGCTGGCTTTTTATGGTATTGCCCTGGCCGCTCACTGGTCTGAATCTCTGCGCAATAAATCGTGGGCCAAAATTATCTACTTCTTTACGCAGGTGAATATTGCCCTGCTCGATGCCGGTATTCAGTTCCTGTCGGGTAAACGTATGACTGTATGGCAGCCGTCTGCACGATGA
- the xrt gene encoding exosortase — translation MEKSGFLSSVSWKVLAVILIGIAATGLAVPDTYQTLHQLWTKNNETYSHGYVLLAFTVYVLVTDSRWQTFRPAFWPIPLALGAGAVWMASNAVQIMMFQTLVLPAVLWCLLASMVGFKSSLKTLVPVLSLYLALPVMDILVTPLQDLTTWVNTRMIHAVGMTAFIDGYDIHMPYGVLRIAHGCAGLNYLLAGTCLGIYYAYLNLQKLSLQFKAVALIVLLSIVGNWIRVFLLIMIGYESKMESELVYDHGFFGWVIFAVLAVGFFFYAKRLEAQDSEFTASNQGVALPLNAKMISAIVLSLAAFLVLPFTWSHLNSQAGTATMQVNVPDAFSGLRKSSRSLDEAGAVYQGSDHHSIRTGRIAGYPVALVTASYRTQKQAKELIYYANRPAKGLGKVTTLSGPGYIVNTAQTRNGQRVFWLYRVGESLTTTDMQTKLAQLKQVFSTPVASAVILQVNCGRDCDNAKQLQQALEPQLAALGQVEVR, via the coding sequence ATGGAAAAATCAGGTTTTTTATCGTCAGTCAGCTGGAAAGTGCTGGCTGTCATCCTTATTGGTATTGCGGCGACCGGCCTGGCCGTTCCCGATACCTACCAGACTCTTCACCAGCTGTGGACCAAAAATAACGAAACCTACTCACATGGGTACGTGCTACTGGCATTCACCGTTTATGTGCTGGTAACCGACAGCCGCTGGCAAACCTTCCGGCCAGCATTCTGGCCCATTCCGCTGGCACTGGGTGCCGGGGCGGTGTGGATGGCCTCCAATGCGGTTCAGATCATGATGTTTCAGACCTTGGTGCTGCCTGCGGTGCTGTGGTGCTTACTGGCCTCAATGGTGGGCTTTAAAAGCAGCTTGAAAACACTGGTGCCAGTATTGTCGCTGTATCTGGCGCTGCCGGTGATGGACATTCTGGTTACCCCGTTACAGGACTTAACCACCTGGGTAAACACGCGCATGATTCATGCAGTGGGCATGACTGCATTTATCGATGGCTATGATATTCACATGCCATACGGTGTGTTACGCATCGCTCACGGCTGCGCCGGGCTTAATTACTTGCTGGCCGGTACCTGTCTGGGCATCTATTACGCTTATCTGAATCTGCAAAAGTTATCCCTGCAATTCAAAGCCGTGGCGCTGATTGTGCTGTTATCTATTGTCGGCAACTGGATTCGCGTATTTCTTCTTATTATGATTGGCTATGAGTCAAAAATGGAAAGCGAGCTGGTTTACGACCACGGCTTTTTTGGCTGGGTAATTTTTGCGGTGCTGGCGGTGGGATTTTTCTTTTACGCCAAACGTCTTGAAGCCCAGGACAGTGAATTTACCGCTTCCAATCAGGGCGTTGCCTTACCGCTTAACGCTAAAATGATCAGCGCCATTGTTTTATCACTGGCGGCCTTCCTGGTGCTGCCTTTTACGTGGAGTCATCTGAACAGCCAGGCGGGCACCGCCACTATGCAGGTGAATGTGCCTGACGCATTCAGTGGGCTACGAAAATCGTCACGCAGCCTGGATGAGGCCGGCGCGGTTTACCAGGGAAGTGATCATCACAGTATTCGTACCGGCCGTATTGCCGGTTATCCGGTGGCGCTGGTTACTGCCAGCTACCGTACGCAGAAGCAGGCCAAAGAGCTGATTTATTATGCTAACCGGCCGGCCAAAGGGCTGGGCAAGGTCACTACACTTAGTGGCCCGGGTTATATCGTAAATACCGCTCAAACCCGTAATGGCCAGCGGGTGTTCTGGCTGTACCGGGTGGGGGAGAGCCTGACCACCACCGACATGCAAACCAAACTGGCACAGCTGAAGCAGGTGTTCAGTACCCCGGTTGCCAGTGCGGTGATTTTGCAGGTTAACTGCGGGCGTGACTGTGACAACGCGAAGCAGCTGCAACAAGCGCTGGAACCCCAGCTCGCTGCTCTTGGCCAGGTTGAGGTACGCTGA
- a CDS encoding glycosyltransferase, giving the protein MRIMHIASGDKWAGAEVQVWTLCAELVRQQHEVHAVIMNPGRLAGELEKAGVKVTILDETQYSFWQLLGKLKAELRRVSPEVVHTHRQKENILGALANRLTINAKSFRTVHGAPEFAPSAKQKVQIAMDQFCGKYLQHGVISVDSELTEKLKGIYPAGKIHTIANGISTKIVCEDAASNKVEPLNKAFVHIGLVGRLEPVKRVDLFLQAAALLKQNASLNHSFVFHVFGDGSLADNLKIQAAEAGISEQVIFHGHTDSVRSWIAQMDYLMMTSDHEGLPMTALESLALGTPMIAHATGGLKPLLQQAFPEGLVYQHSAQGYYEGVLRALKQPDASAGQIGLPTAYEAANNAKQCVAVYTQPI; this is encoded by the coding sequence ATGCGCATTATGCATATTGCCTCGGGAGACAAATGGGCCGGGGCAGAGGTACAGGTGTGGACATTGTGCGCTGAACTGGTACGCCAGCAGCATGAGGTGCATGCGGTCATTATGAATCCCGGACGACTGGCCGGTGAGCTGGAAAAAGCCGGGGTAAAGGTCACCATACTGGATGAAACCCAATACAGCTTTTGGCAACTGCTGGGCAAACTAAAAGCAGAACTGCGCCGGGTTTCCCCAGAGGTAGTACATACCCATCGCCAGAAAGAAAATATTCTGGGGGCGCTGGCCAACCGCCTGACTATTAACGCAAAAAGTTTTCGTACCGTGCACGGTGCGCCGGAGTTTGCTCCTAGCGCCAAACAAAAAGTGCAGATAGCCATGGACCAGTTCTGTGGTAAGTACCTACAACACGGTGTCATCAGCGTAGACAGCGAGCTGACTGAAAAACTCAAAGGCATTTATCCGGCTGGCAAAATCCATACGATTGCAAATGGCATTAGCACTAAAATTGTATGCGAAGATGCTGCTAGTAATAAAGTTGAACCTTTGAATAAAGCATTCGTACATATAGGTCTGGTTGGCAGACTGGAACCAGTGAAAAGAGTGGATCTATTCTTGCAGGCTGCGGCCTTGCTAAAGCAGAATGCGTCGTTAAATCACAGTTTCGTCTTTCATGTCTTTGGCGACGGTTCGCTGGCGGATAATCTGAAAATACAAGCGGCAGAAGCGGGCATCAGTGAACAGGTTATTTTTCATGGTCACACTGACTCGGTCCGGTCCTGGATTGCGCAGATGGATTATTTAATGATGACCTCTGACCATGAAGGCCTGCCCATGACGGCACTGGAGAGCCTGGCGCTGGGTACACCAATGATTGCTCATGCCACCGGCGGCTTAAAACCGCTGTTACAGCAGGCGTTTCCTGAAGGGCTGGTTTACCAGCATTCTGCGCAGGGGTACTATGAAGGAGTGCTTCGGGCATTGAAGCAGCCTGACGCTTCTGCAGGGCAAATAGGGTTACCAACTGCTTACGAAGCCGCCAATAATGCAAAACAATGTGTTGCTGTTTACACACAGCCTATATAA
- a CDS encoding glycosyltransferase family 4 protein, translating to MKPGVLLVANWKSDVGYAWWLMESYWRVISETLSDKYTIYLAFPELNEVPETLKNGKIKFVEFPFYNVSQDLSGSVSFIKQHNIEVLYFTDFRYASPLYLRFRMAGVKHIINHDHTPGHRTTPTGLKRWLKKLYFNLPLLRADKIFAVTPFVKQRAQNTVQLNADYCAVIPNGIYPLKGSQQAPAERDDVAALKLVSVSRVSEYKNLSFIVAVIKRCVERGLTNIHWTHYGDGPYMNGLQQEVTKAGLQNHVTLAGKVPSVDKLLGQYDIGFQSSRGEVGYSLSILEMMRAGLPVLAPDNPSVCGATAHGKTGYIYREDDVNDAVEGVAQYYQQPPQIQAHGAAAIDVFGEKYNLHNTHDVLRKEIKKVIA from the coding sequence ATGAAACCAGGCGTTTTGCTTGTAGCCAACTGGAAATCAGATGTGGGGTATGCGTGGTGGCTGATGGAAAGCTACTGGCGGGTGATCTCTGAAACACTATCTGACAAATATACAATCTATCTGGCGTTTCCAGAACTGAATGAGGTGCCGGAAACGCTCAAAAACGGCAAAATTAAATTTGTAGAATTTCCATTTTATAATGTCAGTCAGGATCTGTCCGGCTCTGTGTCATTTATTAAACAGCACAATATTGAAGTGCTGTATTTTACTGATTTTCGGTATGCCAGCCCGCTGTATCTGCGTTTTAGAATGGCCGGAGTGAAACATATTATCAATCATGATCATACACCGGGTCACCGCACTACACCTACGGGATTAAAACGATGGCTGAAAAAGCTGTATTTTAATTTGCCTTTGCTACGCGCTGATAAAATCTTTGCAGTTACGCCATTTGTTAAACAAAGAGCACAAAATACCGTGCAATTAAATGCTGACTATTGTGCAGTGATTCCTAATGGTATTTACCCTTTAAAAGGCAGCCAGCAGGCACCGGCAGAGCGTGATGACGTCGCGGCTTTAAAATTGGTGTCTGTATCCCGGGTATCAGAATACAAAAATCTGAGTTTTATTGTGGCAGTTATCAAACGTTGTGTAGAGCGGGGACTGACAAATATACACTGGACTCACTATGGTGATGGTCCTTACATGAACGGCCTGCAGCAAGAAGTCACCAAGGCCGGTTTGCAAAACCATGTTACTCTGGCCGGAAAAGTGCCCAGCGTTGATAAATTATTAGGCCAGTATGATATTGGTTTTCAGTCTTCTCGTGGTGAAGTTGGCTATTCATTGTCTATTCTTGAGATGATGCGCGCCGGCCTGCCTGTTCTGGCTCCGGATAACCCTTCCGTATGCGGAGCCACAGCCCATGGGAAAACCGGCTACATTTACCGGGAAGATGATGTGAATGACGCTGTTGAGGGCGTGGCACAATATTATCAGCAGCCCCCGCAGATTCAGGCTCACGGCGCTGCTGCAATTGATGTATTCGGGGAAAAGTACAACCTGCACAACACCCACGACGTGTTGAGAAAGGAAATTAAAAAGGTTATTGCGTAA